From Streptomyces sp. NBC_00775, one genomic window encodes:
- a CDS encoding calcium-binding protein, with amino-acid sequence MFHRRGAGATGERRRPARRAAVLLATVALPAALVVPTATPAAAAVPVTVTFNAGADQPFTVPAGVTQLTVTATGAAGQNGGNGGTGGNGATVTGTVPATPGNTLFVNVDTGGGTVTGVAAGGVGGGSSDVRTCSSANVSCVLTGVPGTDPRLIVAGGGGGGGHGGFTISGPDSTGGDAGDTGQPGGDRPQGGVGGGGGTQTTGGTGGATCSPNPSTGGTNGAAGAAGTGGSGFGGGGGGGGWFGGGGGGGCNAIASNGTLGSGGGGGGSNLVPSGATSGPAAGAAQVTITYEPVPPTCATATPTITGTNGPDVLVGTPGDDVIFALGGSDAVDGRGGNDLICGGDGSDSLSGGDGNDRIEGGNGADRLNGNNGNDALFGGPGNDALYGGPGTNTNDAGPGANACFNPSTGPGCP; translated from the coding sequence ATGTTCCATCGACGTGGCGCTGGAGCCACGGGTGAGCGGAGGCGCCCGGCCAGGCGTGCTGCCGTCCTGCTCGCCACGGTGGCGCTGCCGGCGGCCCTGGTGGTGCCCACGGCCACGCCCGCTGCTGCGGCGGTGCCCGTGACCGTCACCTTCAACGCGGGCGCCGACCAGCCCTTCACCGTCCCGGCCGGCGTCACCCAACTGACCGTCACCGCCACAGGTGCCGCGGGCCAGAACGGGGGCAACGGCGGCACAGGCGGCAACGGCGCCACCGTCACCGGCACCGTCCCCGCCACCCCGGGCAACACCCTGTTCGTGAACGTCGACACCGGCGGCGGCACAGTCACCGGGGTCGCAGCGGGCGGTGTCGGCGGCGGTTCCAGCGACGTCCGCACCTGCAGCTCGGCCAACGTCAGCTGTGTCCTGACCGGCGTCCCCGGCACCGACCCCCGCCTCATCGTCGCGGGCGGCGGCGGAGGCGGCGGCCACGGCGGTTTCACCATTTCCGGGCCTGACTCCACCGGCGGAGACGCCGGAGACACCGGCCAGCCCGGCGGCGACAGACCGCAAGGCGGCGTGGGCGGTGGCGGAGGTACTCAGACCACCGGCGGCACCGGCGGAGCCACATGCTCGCCGAACCCATCTACCGGCGGCACCAACGGTGCGGCCGGCGCCGCCGGCACCGGCGGGAGCGGCTTCGGGGGAGGCGGCGGAGGCGGCGGCTGGTTCGGAGGCGGCGGAGGCGGAGGCTGCAACGCCATCGCCTCCAATGGCACGCTAGGTTCCGGTGGTGGCGGCGGTGGGTCGAACCTCGTCCCGTCGGGAGCTACCTCCGGACCTGCAGCGGGAGCGGCCCAGGTGACCATCACCTACGAGCCGGTCCCCCCCACCTGCGCGACCGCCACGCCGACCATCACCGGCACCAACGGCCCCGACGTCCTGGTCGGCACTCCCGGCGATGACGTGATCTTCGCTCTCGGCGGCAGCGATGCGGTCGACGGCCGCGGTGGCAACGACCTCATCTGCGGCGGCGACGGCAGCGACTCGTTGTCCGGCGGTGACGGCAACGACCGCATCGAGGGTGGCAACGGCGCCGACAGGCTGAACGGCAACAACGGCAACGACGCCCTCTTCGGCGGCCCCGGCAACGACGCCCTCTACGGCGGCCCCGGTACCAACACCAACGACGCCGGCCCCGGCGCCAACGCCTGTTTCAACCCCTCCACCGGACCCGGCTGCCCCTGA
- a CDS encoding tetratricopeptide repeat protein, with translation MSNQSVAAGVSLARVMAHCGGSPVGAVKFLVGAIASAPAAPEPYAGLADLWRDRRSELEAGLEGDGSLSAVLAQAYFLFLKGDMDDAVMTLGSVTGARPDVPWGTAPWFGDARFLDAVSAEALAEACLRTLDYGHDLDTDEMRERFAPWFHTIDVVSERSPVPESLAAMARLPRACGRYELSFALCDRADTVDRVMWTAVARANTWMAMGDLDQAAAAFEDALTLDPANWSLYLDLADVRAEQGDFAAAVALVEQGLQHEPQELSLRAAGAAYRTRLSGSSDDLRALISMAPELANTAYRDLLIDYACAGPGLPRNLLAKARRIRKN, from the coding sequence ATGTCGAATCAGTCAGTGGCGGCGGGCGTCAGTCTCGCTCGTGTAATGGCGCACTGCGGCGGAAGTCCGGTCGGCGCCGTGAAGTTCCTGGTGGGGGCGATAGCCTCCGCGCCGGCGGCCCCGGAGCCCTATGCGGGCCTCGCCGACTTGTGGAGGGACCGGCGCTCGGAGCTGGAGGCGGGTCTCGAAGGGGACGGCTCCTTGAGCGCTGTGCTGGCGCAGGCGTACTTCCTGTTCCTCAAGGGGGACATGGATGACGCGGTGATGACCCTTGGTTCGGTCACGGGCGCGCGGCCGGACGTGCCGTGGGGCACTGCTCCATGGTTCGGCGATGCGCGTTTTCTCGACGCGGTGAGTGCCGAGGCACTGGCGGAGGCGTGTCTGCGGACGTTGGACTACGGCCACGACCTGGACACCGACGAGATGCGTGAACGGTTCGCGCCCTGGTTTCACACCATCGACGTGGTGTCCGAGCGGAGTCCGGTGCCGGAATCGCTCGCCGCCATGGCCCGACTGCCCCGGGCCTGCGGACGCTACGAGCTCTCTTTCGCCCTCTGCGACCGCGCCGATACCGTCGACCGGGTCATGTGGACCGCGGTCGCGCGCGCGAACACCTGGATGGCGATGGGCGACCTCGACCAGGCTGCGGCGGCCTTCGAAGACGCCCTGACCCTGGACCCCGCCAACTGGTCCCTCTACCTGGACCTGGCCGACGTGCGTGCCGAGCAGGGCGACTTCGCCGCAGCTGTGGCCCTCGTCGAACAGGGCCTGCAACACGAACCGCAGGAACTCTCCCTGCGCGCCGCGGGTGCCGCGTATCGCACGCGCCTGTCCGGGTCATCCGACGACCTGCGGGCCCTGATCTCCATGGCGCCGGAGCTCGCGAACACCGCCTACCGGGACCTGCTGATCGACTACGCGTGCGCGGGGCCGGGGCTGCCCCGGAACCTCCTGGCCAAGGCCCGCCGTATCCGCAAGAACTGA
- a CDS encoding SSI family serine proteinase inhibitor, with protein MLRRLVLTAAASATAALSAVPAASGASAAPMSGSPVSGTPMSGSPMVGTPISPLMPPPARDEDSGDRLTVTVHGMGNGADGTYELRCHPGGGSHPDVDGACQQLDGKTTWGKDPFGPVAPGTMCTMLYGGPATAHVTGTWAGRPVDARFDRTNGCEISRWDALVPLLPGTRV; from the coding sequence ATGTTGCGCCGTCTCGTTCTCACCGCCGCCGCGTCCGCCACCGCCGCGCTGTCCGCCGTACCCGCCGCGTCCGGCGCGTCCGCCGCACCTATGTCGGGCAGCCCCGTGTCCGGCACCCCTATGTCCGGCAGCCCCATGGTCGGCACCCCCATCTCCCCCCTGATGCCCCCGCCGGCCCGCGACGAGGACTCCGGGGACCGGCTGACCGTGACCGTCCACGGCATGGGAAACGGTGCGGACGGGACGTACGAACTGCGGTGTCATCCCGGTGGCGGCAGTCACCCGGATGTGGACGGGGCCTGTCAGCAGTTGGACGGGAAGACCACCTGGGGCAAGGACCCCTTCGGTCCGGTGGCGCCGGGCACCATGTGCACGATGCTGTACGGCGGTCCGGCCACCGCGCATGTCACGGGGACCTGGGCGGGGCGCCCCGTGGACGCGCGGTTCGACCGCACGAACGGGTGCGAGATCTCGCGGTGGGACGCGCTGGTGCCGCTGCTGCCGGGCACCCGCGTGTAG
- a CDS encoding amidohydrolase family protein, translated as MPVAEKAEKAEKTGKAEVAEVRGFWERLGLPGLVDVHTHFMPERVLRKVWDYFDGLGPLTGGVEWPITYRGDEDERLAVIREFGVRAFTAMLYPHKAGMAQWLNSWAVDFARRTPDCLHTATLFPEPGVEAYVRAAVDEGARVFKAHVQVGAYDPGDPLLDPVWGLLAEAGVPVVMHCGSGPSPGKHTGPGPVAAVLARHPRLRLVVAHMGMPEYEDFLDLAERYGEVRLDTTMAFTDFSERFAPLPRRALPRLADLGDRVLLGTDFPNIPYPYAHQLHALERLGLGDDWLRAVCYENGARLFKINH; from the coding sequence GTGCCCGTGGCTGAGAAGGCGGAGAAGGCGGAGAAGACTGGGAAGGCTGAGGTGGCTGAGGTCCGGGGGTTCTGGGAGCGGCTCGGGCTTCCCGGGCTCGTCGACGTGCACACGCACTTCATGCCCGAGCGGGTGCTGCGCAAGGTGTGGGACTACTTCGACGGGCTCGGGCCGCTGACGGGCGGCGTCGAGTGGCCGATCACCTATCGCGGGGACGAGGACGAACGGCTCGCGGTGATCAGGGAGTTCGGGGTGCGGGCTTTCACCGCCATGCTCTACCCGCACAAGGCCGGCATGGCCCAGTGGCTCAACTCGTGGGCCGTCGACTTCGCCCGCCGGACCCCCGACTGCCTGCACACGGCGACCCTCTTTCCCGAGCCGGGCGTCGAGGCGTATGTGCGTGCGGCGGTGGACGAGGGTGCGCGGGTCTTCAAGGCGCATGTGCAGGTGGGGGCGTACGACCCGGGGGATCCGCTCCTCGATCCGGTGTGGGGGCTGCTCGCCGAAGCCGGGGTCCCCGTCGTGATGCACTGCGGGTCCGGCCCCTCGCCCGGCAAGCACACCGGGCCCGGTCCGGTCGCCGCCGTACTCGCCCGGCATCCCCGGCTGCGGCTCGTCGTCGCACATATGGGGATGCCGGAGTACGAGGACTTCCTCGACCTCGCCGAGCGGTACGGGGAGGTGCGGCTCGACACGACGATGGCGTTCACGGACTTCAGCGAGCGGTTCGCCCCGCTCCCCCGGCGCGCTCTTCCCCGGCTCGCGGATCTTGGCGACAGGGTCCTCCTCGGCACCGACTTCCCGAACATCCCGTACCCGTACGCGCACCAGCTGCACGCCCTGGAGCGGCTCGGGTTGGGGGACGACTGGCTCCGGGCGGTCTGCTACGAGAACGGCGCACGCCTCTTCAAGATCAACCACTGA
- a CDS encoding HAMP domain-containing sensor histidine kinase, with protein MSGRRRPRTQKRRARQPRTLRTRLVVSAVTLIAVVCAVIGTVTTIALGQHLDQQLNSQVTEAAKRAGGPPGNPGKGNGLPMDPNGDPSATTSSISSSEDRLDVFVTQGTQKDTIAAAVDDDGGVTQAVIAKESTTSGVFERMKGVKLNEAQKAALGSVSKTGIHTIDIPGLGEYRVTYVQGGKGNFYVALPTASVTNTINTLIIVEVSVTAAGLIAAGIAGSVLVGVALRPLRKVAATATRVSELPLHSGEVTLYERVPESEADPHTEVGQVGAALNRMLDHIHGALHARQQSEMRVRQFVADASHELRTPLASIRGYAELTRRGREETGPDTRHALGRIESEAGRMTGLVEDLLLLARLDAGRPLQYEQTDLVPLVIDAVSDARAAGREHNWRLELPEEPALVSADAARLQQVLVNLFANARTHTPPGTTVTARVHRHGPWLCVDVQDDGQGIPADLLPRVFERFARGDSSRSRASGSTGLGLAIVQAVASAHGGAVTVDSIPGRTVFTVHLPALVPETNWQSHSQAQHSATTWVQQGV; from the coding sequence ATGAGCGGGCGACGACGGCCGCGTACGCAGAAGAGGCGAGCACGACAGCCGCGCACGCTGCGGACGCGGCTCGTCGTCTCGGCGGTCACACTGATCGCCGTGGTCTGCGCCGTGATCGGTACGGTCACGACCATCGCGCTGGGGCAGCATCTGGATCAGCAGCTGAACAGCCAGGTCACCGAGGCGGCCAAGCGAGCCGGAGGGCCGCCGGGGAATCCGGGCAAGGGCAATGGGCTGCCCATGGACCCGAACGGTGACCCGTCGGCGACCACCTCCAGCATCTCCTCGTCGGAGGACAGGCTCGACGTCTTCGTCACCCAGGGGACGCAGAAGGACACCATCGCCGCCGCGGTCGACGACGACGGCGGAGTCACCCAGGCGGTCATCGCCAAGGAGTCCACCACCAGCGGTGTCTTCGAACGCATGAAGGGCGTCAAGCTCAACGAGGCCCAGAAGGCCGCGCTCGGCTCCGTATCCAAGACCGGCATCCACACCATCGACATCCCGGGCCTGGGCGAGTACCGCGTCACGTACGTCCAGGGCGGCAAGGGCAACTTCTACGTCGCCCTCCCCACCGCGTCCGTCACCAACACCATCAACACCCTCATCATCGTCGAGGTGAGCGTCACCGCGGCCGGTCTGATCGCGGCCGGCATCGCGGGCAGCGTCCTCGTCGGTGTCGCCCTGCGCCCGCTGCGCAAGGTCGCCGCCACCGCCACCCGGGTCTCCGAACTCCCCCTGCACAGTGGGGAAGTCACCCTGTACGAGCGGGTTCCCGAGTCCGAGGCCGATCCGCACACCGAGGTCGGCCAGGTCGGCGCGGCCCTCAACCGGATGCTCGACCACATCCACGGCGCCCTGCACGCACGCCAGCAGAGCGAGATGCGCGTACGGCAGTTCGTCGCCGACGCGAGTCATGAGCTGCGTACGCCGCTGGCCTCCATCCGCGGCTACGCCGAGCTCACCAGGCGCGGCAGGGAGGAGACCGGGCCCGACACCCGGCACGCGCTGGGCAGGATCGAGTCCGAGGCCGGGCGTATGACGGGGCTCGTCGAGGACCTGCTGCTGCTCGCGCGGCTCGACGCGGGCCGCCCGCTCCAGTACGAGCAGACCGACCTCGTACCCCTGGTTATCGATGCCGTCAGCGACGCGCGGGCGGCCGGGCGGGAGCACAACTGGCGGCTGGAGCTGCCGGAGGAGCCCGCGCTGGTGTCGGCGGACGCCGCACGGCTCCAGCAGGTGCTGGTCAACCTGTTCGCGAACGCACGCACGCACACACCACCGGGTACGACCGTCACCGCGCGCGTCCACCGGCACGGGCCGTGGCTGTGCGTGGACGTCCAGGACGACGGGCAGGGTATCCCCGCGGATCTGCTCCCCCGTGTCTTCGAACGGTTCGCGCGCGGTGATTCCTCGCGCTCCCGGGCCTCCGGCTCGACCGGTCTGGGGCTCGCCATCGTGCAGGCCGTCGCGTCCGCGCACGGCGGTGCCGTGACCGTCGACAGCATCCCGGGCAGGACCGTGTTTACCGTGCATTTGCCTGCGCTTGTTCCGGAAACAAATTGGCAATCGCACTCACAGGCACAGCACAGCGCCACCACATGGGTGCAACAGGGCGTTTGA
- a CDS encoding lamin tail domain-containing protein, with protein sequence MPVSKIVTARSLAAAALAAGALVGAVTLPASAADHSPHWSTVEISDVQYDVPGRRNDDSNRSLNKEWVEITNNSRHGVNLDGWTLADEDGHTYTFHYYRLAGRATVRVHTGEGRDSRSDLFQDRRHEFWDNHSDTATLRNDRGRFVDDFSWSDRDRDHGDRDHRGDRDHRDYRGDRDHRDHRGDRDYRGDRDYRGDHRDRDHRDRDHRGYRR encoded by the coding sequence GTGCCTGTTTCCAAGATCGTAACCGCCCGCAGTCTGGCCGCCGCCGCGCTGGCAGCCGGCGCCCTGGTCGGGGCGGTGACGCTGCCGGCGTCCGCGGCCGACCACAGCCCGCACTGGTCGACCGTGGAGATCAGCGACGTCCAGTACGACGTCCCGGGCCGCCGCAACGACGACTCGAACCGCTCCCTGAACAAGGAGTGGGTGGAGATCACCAACAACAGCCGCCACGGCGTGAACCTGGACGGGTGGACGCTGGCCGACGAGGACGGCCACACCTACACCTTCCACTACTACCGCCTGGCCGGCCGGGCGACCGTCCGCGTCCATACCGGTGAGGGCCGTGACAGTCGTAGCGACCTGTTCCAGGACCGTCGCCACGAGTTCTGGGACAACCACTCCGACACGGCCACCCTGCGCAACGACCGCGGCCGCTTCGTCGACGACTTCTCCTGGAGCGACCGTGACCGCGACCACGGTGACCGCGACCACCGCGGTGACCGCGACCACCGGGACTACCGCGGTGACCGCGACCACCGGGACCACCGCGGTGACCGGGACTACCGCGGTGACCGGGACTACCGCGGCGACCACCGTGACCGCGACCACCGTGACCGCGACCACCGCGGCTACCGCCGCTGA
- a CDS encoding tyrosine-type recombinase/integrase, whose translation MYASVDLNRMLTILCRDARVRRVRVHDLRHTCASLLLAQGVDVRTIMETLGHSTITMTLDTYAHVMGTALRAASDRMDDVLGPDLSEDDPEAENAA comes from the coding sequence TTGTACGCCTCTGTTGACCTGAACCGGATGCTCACCATCCTGTGCCGTGACGCACGAGTGCGGCGGGTACGGGTGCACGACCTGCGGCACACATGCGCGTCCCTGCTGCTCGCTCAGGGCGTCGACGTCCGCACCATCATGGAGACGCTGGGCCACAGCACGATCACGATGACGCTGGACACGTACGCGCATGTGATGGGGACGGCCCTGCGGGCTGCGTCCGATCGGATGGACGACGTGTTGGGCCCCGACCTTTCGGAAGATGATCCGGAGGCGGAGAACGCGGCCTGA
- a CDS encoding MarR family winged helix-turn-helix transcriptional regulator: MDHLIAASMFGRQEMAQRLNLNVSDLTCFGFVLEAGDTLLTAGDLAERAQVTTGAVTGILNRLERAGYVTRRPDPTDRRRVRVAAQPAAVTRVLALYEPYYARLTELFADYTPAEVAVLHDWFTRTGELMSEYREELRTQRPA, encoded by the coding sequence ATGGACCACCTGATCGCGGCGAGCATGTTCGGCCGGCAGGAGATGGCCCAGCGGCTGAACCTGAACGTCAGCGACCTCACGTGCTTCGGGTTCGTCCTGGAGGCCGGCGACACCCTGCTCACGGCCGGCGACCTCGCGGAGCGCGCGCAGGTGACGACCGGTGCTGTCACGGGCATCCTCAACCGCCTCGAACGCGCCGGTTACGTCACCCGCCGCCCCGACCCCACGGACCGCCGCCGCGTCCGCGTCGCCGCGCAACCGGCCGCCGTCACCCGCGTCCTGGCCCTCTACGAGCCCTACTACGCCCGCCTGACCGAACTCTTCGCCGACTACACCCCTGCCGAAGTCGCCGTCCTGCACGACTGGTTCACCCGCACGGGCGAGCTGATGAGCGAGTACCGGGAAGAGCTCCGCACACAGAGACCGGCCTAG
- a CDS encoding antibiotic biosynthesis monooxygenase family protein, which produces MSDHFIAPVAAAPVAAPVAAHEPPYYAVVFTSVRTEGDNGYGETAERMGELVKEIPGFLGEDAARTPGGLGITIAYFRDEASIDEWRHHMEHQAAKKYGRAHWYERYTLHIAKVEHSHGFERARG; this is translated from the coding sequence ATGAGCGATCACTTCATTGCACCTGTCGCTGCCGCACCCGTCGCCGCACCCGTCGCGGCCCATGAACCCCCGTACTACGCCGTCGTGTTCACCTCCGTGCGGACGGAGGGCGACAACGGATACGGCGAGACCGCTGAGCGCATGGGCGAGCTGGTGAAGGAGATACCCGGGTTCCTCGGGGAGGACGCCGCCCGTACGCCCGGCGGGCTCGGGATCACCATCGCCTACTTCCGGGACGAGGCCTCCATCGACGAGTGGCGCCACCACATGGAGCACCAGGCGGCGAAGAAGTACGGGCGCGCCCACTGGTACGAGCGCTACACCCTCCATATCGCCAAGGTCGAGCACAGTCACGGATTCGAGCGTGCCCGTGGCTGA
- a CDS encoding HGxxPAAW family protein gives MSQWDEGHTIAGWTGFGIATVGVAGIAVGVCTGNALGVWGGLAVVAIGAAVTWALHLSGWGKPPGRRPVSQWGLRVKDLTAREGHPGCVGCRLAGRGRPAGLPVRVAGESGTGEPVSESVG, from the coding sequence ATGAGCCAGTGGGACGAGGGGCACACCATCGCGGGGTGGACCGGGTTCGGGATCGCCACGGTAGGAGTGGCGGGAATCGCTGTCGGCGTCTGCACCGGGAACGCCCTGGGGGTGTGGGGCGGGCTGGCCGTCGTGGCGATCGGTGCCGCGGTCACCTGGGCGCTGCACCTCTCCGGCTGGGGCAAGCCGCCGGGGCGCCGGCCCGTCTCGCAGTGGGGGTTGCGGGTCAAGGACCTCACCGCGCGGGAGGGGCATCCCGGGTGCGTCGGGTGCCGGCTGGCGGGGCGGGGGCGGCCTGCGGGGCTTCCGGTACGGGTGGCTGGGGAGTCGGGCACCGGTGAGCCGGTGAGCGAGTCCGTCGGCTGA
- a CDS encoding response regulator transcription factor, translated as MTTTSPQGRTELLRPDGSPVRVLVVDDELSITELLSMALRYEGWQIRSAGDGQGAVQTAREFRPDAVVLDMMLPDMDGLTVLGRLRRELPEVPVLFLTAKDAVEDRIAGLTAGGDDYVTKPFSLEEVVARLRGLIRRSGAADRRSDSVLVVGDLTLDEDSHEVSRAGENIHLTATEFELLRFLMRNPRRVLSKAQILDRVWSYDFGGQANVVELYISYLRRKIDAGREPMIHTRRGAGYLIKPAAS; from the coding sequence ATGACCACGACCTCGCCCCAGGGGCGCACCGAACTGCTGAGGCCGGACGGGAGCCCCGTCCGAGTGCTTGTGGTGGACGACGAGCTGTCGATCACCGAACTGCTCTCCATGGCCCTCCGCTATGAAGGCTGGCAGATCCGCAGCGCGGGTGACGGACAGGGCGCGGTGCAGACCGCGCGCGAGTTCCGCCCCGACGCTGTCGTCCTCGACATGATGCTGCCCGACATGGACGGGCTGACCGTCCTGGGTCGGCTGCGTCGCGAGCTGCCCGAAGTTCCGGTGCTGTTCCTTACCGCGAAGGACGCCGTCGAGGACCGCATCGCGGGCCTGACCGCCGGCGGCGACGACTACGTCACCAAGCCGTTCAGCCTCGAAGAGGTCGTGGCCCGGCTGCGTGGACTGATCCGCCGTTCCGGTGCCGCCGACCGGCGTTCCGACTCCGTGCTCGTCGTCGGGGACCTCACCCTCGACGAGGACAGCCACGAGGTGTCGCGGGCCGGCGAGAACATCCACCTCACCGCGACCGAGTTCGAGCTGCTGCGCTTCCTGATGCGCAATCCGCGCCGGGTGCTCAGCAAGGCACAGATACTCGACCGCGTGTGGTCGTACGACTTCGGTGGCCAGGCCAACGTGGTCGAGCTCTACATCTCTTATCTGCGCCGCAAGATCGACGCCGGGCGCGAGCCGATGATCCACACCCGGCGTGGGGCCGGTTATCTGATCAAGCCCGCCGCGTCATGA
- a CDS encoding DUF2797 domain-containing protein gives MRQAWRCSGLRWASDGPVLVWGGGRRSPLAWGKQVAFGVVDGGVRTCVGARGHDCPVRAAVSGRSTGARCEECARLDRAHSVAADTIADDPRPYRVYLAWFGPAMVKVGITRVERGSARLLEQGAVTFSWLGEGPLMAARRAEELLRAALKVPDRIPYADKRAVRAALPGPGERVAEIEELHARVGRLDAWPESLRRAPFEPVDHTDVFGLTGIPAMEGVVSELAAGGVVSGELCAAAGPDLHLATGRGVVVLDTRLMTGWELTGVGGEAGLTVPVREMGERSVQDGLF, from the coding sequence GTGCGGCAGGCATGGAGATGTTCGGGGTTGCGGTGGGCGTCGGACGGGCCCGTGCTCGTGTGGGGCGGGGGGCGCCGGAGCCCGCTGGCCTGGGGGAAGCAGGTGGCGTTCGGTGTGGTGGACGGGGGTGTGCGGACGTGTGTCGGGGCGCGGGGGCACGACTGCCCCGTGCGGGCCGCCGTGTCGGGGCGGAGTACCGGGGCGCGGTGCGAGGAATGTGCGCGGCTGGACCGGGCGCACTCCGTGGCCGCCGACACGATCGCCGATGACCCGCGGCCGTACCGCGTGTATCTCGCGTGGTTCGGGCCCGCCATGGTGAAGGTGGGGATCACCCGGGTCGAGCGGGGGTCCGCGCGGCTGCTGGAGCAGGGGGCCGTCACCTTCAGCTGGCTGGGGGAGGGGCCCTTGATGGCCGCGCGGCGGGCGGAGGAGTTGCTGCGGGCCGCGCTCAAGGTGCCGGATCGGATTCCGTACGCCGACAAGCGGGCCGTGCGGGCGGCGCTGCCGGGGCCCGGTGAGCGGGTGGCCGAGATCGAGGAGTTGCACGCGCGCGTGGGGCGGCTCGATGCCTGGCCCGAGTCGCTCCGGCGCGCGCCGTTCGAGCCCGTCGACCACACCGATGTGTTCGGGCTGACAGGGATACCCGCGATGGAGGGTGTCGTGAGCGAGTTGGCCGCGGGCGGTGTCGTCAGTGGTGAGTTGTGTGCTGCCGCCGGGCCCGATCTGCACCTCGCGACCGGGAGGGGTGTTGTCGTTCTTGATACGCGGCTGATGACGGGGTGGGAGCTGACCGGTGTCGGCGGTGAGGCCGGACTGACCGTTCCCGTAAGGGAGATGGGGGAGCGCAGCGTGCAGGACGGGCTTTTCTAG
- a CDS encoding BRO-N domain-containing protein: protein MYEQNTPPDESAVQRQDAIDINDFVFAATGARVRRLTLPDGEHWFPAADVASDLGYANTRQALLWHVAAECQRNLGDLARSVYGVDALSKIAGHGLKKSMKMVNLRGLIRLVNGCTKAECTPFKNWVSEVIETVHRDGSYSLEPAPIQPAPSGGTAYVMPQQVADAIVRLEERNVRADEMLLAFQEERGELLREISRSQGVIAAALQQIATALDRPAVGQRPAARAEPTPQELLATWKAKNLVVTEDIHAVAAYLAPALLRGGAQYRLEEIAARTGLAQARVHDCVRMLLKRGCMRQQGCTPDGAPVYVLP, encoded by the coding sequence ATGTACGAGCAGAACACGCCGCCGGACGAGTCGGCGGTACAGCGGCAGGACGCGATCGACATCAATGACTTCGTGTTCGCGGCTACGGGGGCGCGGGTGCGGAGGCTTACGTTGCCGGATGGGGAGCACTGGTTTCCGGCGGCGGACGTGGCCTCGGATCTTGGCTACGCGAACACACGTCAGGCGCTGCTCTGGCATGTTGCAGCAGAATGCCAGCGAAACTTGGGTGATCTTGCTCGAAGCGTCTATGGAGTAGACGCCTTGAGCAAGATTGCAGGTCACGGGCTTAAGAAGTCGATGAAGATGGTGAACTTGAGGGGGCTCATCAGGCTTGTCAACGGTTGCACCAAGGCCGAGTGCACTCCGTTCAAGAACTGGGTCTCCGAGGTCATCGAGACCGTCCATCGCGATGGGTCCTACTCCCTCGAACCGGCCCCCATCCAGCCCGCGCCCAGCGGCGGCACCGCGTACGTCATGCCCCAGCAGGTCGCCGATGCCATCGTGCGGCTCGAAGAGCGAAACGTCCGGGCCGACGAGATGCTGCTCGCCTTCCAGGAGGAGCGCGGCGAGCTGTTGCGGGAGATCAGCCGCAGTCAGGGCGTGATCGCCGCGGCCCTGCAGCAGATCGCCACTGCTCTGGATCGCCCCGCTGTCGGCCAACGCCCTGCGGCGAGGGCCGAGCCGACGCCGCAGGAGCTTCTCGCCACCTGGAAGGCGAAGAACCTCGTCGTCACCGAGGACATCCACGCGGTGGCGGCCTACCTGGCCCCGGCGCTGCTGCGGGGCGGGGCTCAGTACCGACTGGAAGAGATCGCTGCCCGTACGGGACTGGCGCAGGCGCGCGTCCACGACTGCGTACGGATGCTGCTCAAGCGCGGCTGCATGCGGCAGCAGGGCTGCACGCCGGACGGGGCGCCGGTGTACGTGCTGCCGTAG